The proteins below come from a single Eucalyptus grandis isolate ANBG69807.140 chromosome 3, ASM1654582v1, whole genome shotgun sequence genomic window:
- the LOC104447237 gene encoding universal stress protein A-like protein: MASHFAFAIGFDDMDSVYASPDDFKSLKQRDKARGIHLLECFVNRCHEIGVQCEAWIKKGDPKEVICHEVKRVRPDLLVVGSRGLGPFQRVFVDTISEFCVKHAECPVITIKRPADKAPQDPVDD; encoded by the exons ATGGCCTCTCACTTTGCCTTTGCCATAGGTTTTGATGACATGGATAGTGTATATGCATCTCCGGACGATTTTAAGAGCTTGAAACAGAGGGACAAGGCGAGAGGAATTCATCTACTGGAGTGCTTTGTCAACAGATGTCATGAAATCGGG GTACAATGTGAAGCATGGATCAAGAAAGGAGATCCAAAAGAGGTCATCTGTCATGAGGTGAAGCGAGTAAGGCCTGATTTACTTGTTGTGGGAAGCAGGGGTCTTGGCCCTTTCCAAAG GGTATTTGTCGACACCATCAGTGAATTTTGCGTGAAGCATGCTGAGTGCCCTGTCATAACCATCAAAAGGCCCGCAGATAAAGCTCCTCAGGATCCTGTCGACGACTGA